Proteins encoded in a region of the Pseudomonas denitrificans (nom. rej.) genome:
- the uraD gene encoding 2-oxo-4-hydroxy-4-carboxy-5-ureidoimidazoline decarboxylase — translation MSRFQTLTPASLDRAAFVATFADIYEHSPWVAEKAYDLGVDESLNDIELLQQRMADILLSASHDAQLALINAHPDLAGKAAVRGELTASSTAEQAGAGIQDCTAEEFARFTELNDAYKAKFGFPFIKAVKGSNRHQILAAFEERIHNTPEQEFQTALAEINKIAMFRLQQL, via the coding sequence ATGAGCCGCTTCCAGACCCTGACCCCGGCCAGCCTCGACCGCGCCGCCTTCGTCGCCACCTTCGCCGACATCTACGAGCACTCCCCGTGGGTCGCCGAGAAAGCCTATGACCTGGGCGTCGACGAAAGCCTGAACGACATCGAACTGCTGCAGCAGCGCATGGCCGACATCCTCCTGTCCGCCAGCCACGATGCCCAACTGGCGCTTATCAACGCGCACCCGGACCTCGCCGGCAAGGCCGCCGTACGTGGCGAACTGACCGCCTCGAGCACCGCCGAACAGGCCGGCGCCGGCATCCAGGACTGCACCGCCGAGGAGTTCGCCCGCTTCACCGAACTCAACGACGCCTACAAGGCCAAGTTCGGCTTCCCCTTCATCAAGGCGGTGAAGGGCAGCAACCGCCACCAGATCCTGGCCGCGTTCGAAGAGCGCATCCACAACACGCCGGAGCAGGAGTTCCAGACCGCCCTGGCGGAGATCAACAAGATCGCGATGTTCCGCCTGCAGCAGCTCTGA
- the uraH gene encoding hydroxyisourate hydrolase produces the protein MGRLTTHVLDSAHGCPGHGIKIELFRVEGQQLELIATRVTNDDGRCDEPLLQGDDFRAGVYQLLFNAGDYYRARGVELPQPAFLDQVVLRFGIASESDHYHVPLLISPYSYSTYRGS, from the coding sequence ATGGGACGCCTGACCACTCACGTACTGGATTCCGCCCACGGCTGCCCCGGCCATGGCATCAAGATCGAGCTGTTCCGCGTCGAAGGCCAGCAGCTGGAACTGATCGCCACTCGCGTGACCAACGACGATGGCCGCTGCGACGAGCCGCTGCTGCAGGGCGACGACTTCCGCGCCGGCGTCTACCAGCTGCTGTTCAACGCTGGCGACTATTACCGCGCCCGTGGCGTCGAGCTACCCCAGCCGGCATTCCTCGACCAGGTCGTGCTGCGCTTTGGCATCGCCTCGGAAAGCGACCACTACCATGTGCCGCTGCTGATTTCCCCCTACAGCTATTCCACCTATCGCGGCAGCTAG
- the puuE gene encoding allantoinase PuuE, with product MSADYPRDLIGYGNNIPHPHWPNDARIALSFVLNYEEGGERNILHGDAESEAFLSEMVAAQPLKGERNMCMESLYEYGSRAGVWRLLKLFRKYDLPLTVFAVAMAAQRHPEAIRQMVADGHEICSHGYRWIDYQYMDPEQEREHMFEAVRILTELTGQRPQGWYTGRLGPNTRRIVREDGNFLYDSDTYDDDLPYWDPASTAEKPHLVIPYTLDTNDMRFTQVQGFNKGDDFFEYLKDAFDVLYAEGAEGAPKMLSIGMHCRLLGRPARMASLERFIQYVKGHEKVWITRRVDIAKHWHENHPYKAQENQA from the coding sequence GTGAGCGCTGACTACCCACGCGACCTGATCGGTTACGGCAACAACATCCCCCATCCGCACTGGCCGAACGATGCGCGCATCGCCCTGTCCTTCGTCCTCAACTATGAAGAAGGCGGCGAACGCAACATCCTCCATGGCGACGCCGAATCCGAAGCCTTCCTCTCCGAAATGGTTGCTGCCCAGCCGCTCAAGGGCGAGCGCAACATGTGCATGGAATCGCTGTACGAATACGGCAGCCGTGCTGGCGTGTGGCGCCTGCTCAAGCTGTTCCGCAAGTATGACCTGCCGCTGACCGTGTTCGCCGTGGCCATGGCCGCCCAGCGCCACCCCGAGGCGATCCGCCAGATGGTCGCCGACGGCCACGAGATCTGCAGCCACGGCTACCGCTGGATCGACTACCAGTACATGGACCCGGAGCAGGAGCGCGAGCACATGTTCGAGGCCGTGCGCATCCTCACCGAGCTGACCGGCCAGCGGCCGCAGGGCTGGTACACCGGCCGCCTGGGCCCGAACACCCGGCGCATCGTCCGCGAAGACGGCAACTTCCTCTACGACTCCGACACCTACGACGACGACCTGCCCTACTGGGACCCGGCGAGCACCGCCGAGAAACCGCACCTGGTGATCCCCTACACCCTGGACACCAACGACATGCGCTTCACCCAGGTGCAGGGCTTCAACAAGGGCGACGACTTCTTCGAGTACCTCAAGGACGCCTTCGACGTGCTCTACGCCGAGGGTGCCGAGGGCGCGCCGAAGATGCTCTCCATCGGCATGCACTGCCGCCTGCTGGGCCGTCCGGCGCGTATGGCCTCGCTGGAGCGTTTCATCCAGTACGTTAAGGGTCACGAGAAGGTGTGGATCACCCGTCGCGTCGACATCGCCAAGCACTGGCACGAGAACCACCCGTACAAAGCGCAGGAGAACCAGGCATGA
- a CDS encoding GntR family transcriptional regulator encodes MTDQLQQIRKQPRNGKARSGTQDEIVYAHIFDAILEQRLAPGTKLSEEALGEIFGVSRTIIRRALSRLAHEQVVLLRPNRGAVVASPSIDEARQILFARRTVERAITELAVDNASSDTLAELRDMVKQEQSSFARGDRGAGIRLSGEFHLKLAEMAKNAPLVVFQRSLVSQTSLIIAQYESGGRSHCSFDEHNEILDAIEKGDKEKAVTLMMHHMAHIDDKLNLDVDGASGDLHAVFSHLLAGKKKPRRSKADADSAA; translated from the coding sequence ATGACCGACCAGTTGCAACAGATCAGGAAGCAGCCGCGCAATGGCAAGGCGCGCAGCGGCACTCAGGACGAGATCGTCTACGCGCACATCTTCGACGCCATCCTCGAACAGCGCCTGGCGCCCGGCACCAAGCTGAGCGAAGAGGCCCTCGGTGAAATCTTCGGCGTCAGCCGCACCATCATCCGTCGCGCCCTGTCGCGCCTGGCCCACGAACAGGTCGTGCTGCTGCGTCCGAACCGTGGCGCGGTGGTGGCCAGCCCGAGTATCGATGAAGCCCGGCAGATCCTCTTCGCCCGCCGCACCGTCGAGCGCGCGATCACCGAGCTGGCCGTGGACAACGCCAGCAGCGACACCCTCGCCGAGCTGCGCGACATGGTTAAGCAGGAGCAATCCAGCTTTGCCCGCGGCGACCGCGGCGCCGGCATCCGCCTCTCCGGCGAATTCCACCTGAAGCTCGCCGAGATGGCGAAGAATGCCCCGCTGGTGGTCTTCCAGCGCAGCCTGGTGTCGCAGACCTCGCTGATCATCGCCCAGTACGAAAGCGGCGGCCGCTCGCACTGCTCGTTCGACGAGCACAACGAGATCCTCGACGCCATCGAGAAGGGCGACAAGGAAAAGGCCGTGACCCTGATGATGCACCACATGGCGCACATCGACGACAAGCTGAACCTGGACGTGGACGGCGCCTCCGGCGACCTGCACGCGGTGTTCTCGCACCTGCTGGCCGGCAAGAAGAAGCCGCGCCGCAGCAAGGCCGACGCCGACTCGGCGGCCTGA
- a CDS encoding NCS2 family permease, which produces MESTKQEQQAFATSPPATGLLERLFKLSQHGTTVKTELAAGLTTFITMAYIIFVNPNIMADAGIDHGAAFVATCLAAALGCFLMGLYANWPVGLAPGMGLNAFFTYTVVKTMNYSWEIALGAVFISGIAFMILTFSRIREWLLNSIPVSLRFAMGAGVGLFLGLIGLKTAGIVVASPATLVHLGDLTSPGPLLAAICFLMIAVLEYRRVFGGILISILTVTVAGIALGIVQFGGVFSMPPSLAPTFMAMDISGAFNVTMISVILAFLFVHMFDTAGTLMGVAQRAHLVREDGRIENLSKAMKADSTSSAFGAVLGVPPVTSYVESAAGVAAGGRTGLTAVVVGVLFVAAMFFAPLAGMIPAYATAGALIYVAMLMMGGMAHIDWNEHTETIPAIVTVIMMPLTFSVADGIALGFVTYVAMKVFTGRHKDVTISLYALCAIFVAKFIFL; this is translated from the coding sequence GTGGAAAGCACCAAACAAGAACAACAAGCCTTTGCAACCAGCCCGCCTGCTACCGGCCTGCTCGAACGCCTGTTCAAGCTCAGCCAGCACGGCACCACCGTGAAGACCGAACTCGCCGCAGGTCTCACGACCTTCATCACCATGGCGTACATCATCTTCGTCAACCCCAACATCATGGCCGACGCCGGCATCGACCACGGCGCCGCCTTCGTCGCGACTTGCCTTGCCGCGGCGCTCGGTTGCTTCCTGATGGGCCTGTACGCCAACTGGCCGGTGGGCCTGGCGCCGGGCATGGGCCTCAACGCCTTCTTCACCTACACCGTGGTCAAGACCATGAACTACAGCTGGGAGATCGCGCTGGGCGCGGTGTTCATCTCCGGCATCGCCTTCATGATCCTGACCTTCTCGCGCATCCGCGAATGGCTGCTCAACAGCATCCCGGTCAGCCTGCGCTTCGCCATGGGCGCCGGCGTCGGCCTGTTCCTCGGGCTGATCGGCCTGAAGACCGCCGGCATCGTGGTCGCCAGCCCCGCCACCCTGGTTCACCTGGGTGACCTGACCAGCCCCGGCCCGCTGCTCGCCGCGATCTGCTTCCTGATGATCGCCGTGCTGGAATACCGCCGTGTGTTCGGCGGCATCCTGATCAGCATCCTCACCGTCACCGTGGCCGGCATCGCGCTGGGCATCGTCCAGTTCGGCGGCGTGTTCTCCATGCCTCCGAGCCTGGCGCCGACCTTCATGGCGATGGACATTTCCGGCGCGTTCAACGTCACCATGATCAGCGTGATCCTGGCCTTCCTCTTCGTGCACATGTTCGACACCGCCGGCACCCTGATGGGCGTTGCCCAGCGTGCGCATCTGGTGCGTGAAGACGGTCGCATCGAGAACCTGTCGAAAGCCATGAAAGCCGACAGCACCTCCAGCGCCTTCGGCGCGGTGCTCGGCGTGCCGCCGGTGACCAGCTACGTGGAAAGCGCTGCGGGCGTCGCCGCCGGTGGCCGCACCGGCCTGACCGCCGTGGTGGTGGGCGTATTGTTCGTCGCCGCGATGTTCTTCGCCCCGCTGGCCGGCATGATCCCCGCCTACGCCACCGCCGGCGCGCTGATCTACGTCGCCATGCTGATGATGGGCGGCATGGCCCACATCGACTGGAACGAGCACACCGAGACCATCCCGGCCATCGTCACCGTGATCATGATGCCGCTGACCTTCTCGGTCGCCGACGGCATCGCGCTGGGCTTCGTGACCTACGTGGCGATGAAGGTCTTCACCGGCCGCCACAAGGACGTGACCATCAGCCTGTATGCGCTGTGCGCGATCTTCGTGGCCAAGTTCATCTTCCTCTGA
- a CDS encoding ureidoglycolate lyase: protein MRTLKIEPLTKEAFAPFGDVIETEGSDFFMINNGSTRRYHKLATVETAQPDDKAIISIFSAESLEMPLRIRMLERHPQGSQAFIPLLGNLFLIVVAPVGDVPVSGLVRAFLSNGKQGVNYHRGVWHHPVLTIEKRDDFLVVDRSGSGNNCDEHFFTEDEQLLLDPQAN from the coding sequence ATGCGTACCCTGAAGATCGAGCCGTTGACCAAGGAAGCCTTCGCACCGTTCGGTGATGTCATCGAAACCGAAGGCAGTGACTTCTTCATGATCAACAACGGTTCCACCCGCCGTTATCACAAGCTCGCCACCGTCGAAACGGCGCAGCCCGATGACAAGGCGATCATCAGCATCTTCAGCGCCGAATCCCTGGAGATGCCCTTGCGCATCCGCATGCTGGAACGTCACCCGCAGGGCAGCCAGGCGTTCATTCCGCTGCTCGGCAACCTATTTCTGATCGTGGTCGCGCCAGTTGGCGATGTACCTGTATCGGGTCTCGTCCGCGCTTTCCTGTCCAACGGCAAGCAGGGCGTCAATTACCACCGCGGCGTCTGGCACCACCCGGTGCTGACGATCGAAAAGCGGGATGACTTCCTGGTGGTCGATCGCAGCGGTTCTGGCAACAACTGCGACGAGCATTTCTTCACCGAGGACGAACAGCTCCTCCTCGACCCCCAAGCGAACTAA
- a CDS encoding ATP-binding protein, which yields MSRILIVDEQPVTRHALRLMMEADRHEVVGEADNGPDALHQVRVCKPDLMILELSIPRLGGLEVLQRLVAQESPVKVLVLTSQDSEYFAGRCLTAGAAGFVSKQENPQAVREAVRAIAQGHSYFPSHALGSVSAAEEAGHGELIKGLSVRELSVLQLLARGLSNIAIADQLAISDKTVSTYKVRLMQKLHAKSLVELIDIGRRHGLVEGGAREEPVSAMPELDEAQHRELGLLRKFMESIPYPISLRGLDGRIQYCSDASLEALGRTREEVIGSTWSELGVFASTDEARLLQERFLAAVGKGESLDWDVEFQGAQSRQVIHVWARPYRDEQDALLGVLSGVVDITHQDNVIRGLRNANARIGTISRGKGLFLASMGSELQGPLQNILAMIGMALNQDDPARRVEPLQVARSMAENMLHMLDDLNLLSRADLGRLQLAPEEVDLKALAQRQLDMLAEPAMAKGLSLDADFSLALQPRVWCDPMRLRQVLNNLLSNALKFTDHGAIILRLLARGSGEGMVEVQLDVIDTGVGIPLEEQETLFEPFTTPLKGERVRRGGTGLGLALSRSLVELMGGELTMSSRPGVGTEFSIRLLLPAVEG from the coding sequence ATGAGCAGGATTCTGATCGTCGATGAACAACCGGTGACCCGTCACGCGCTGCGGCTGATGATGGAAGCGGATCGGCACGAGGTCGTCGGCGAGGCGGACAACGGGCCCGATGCGCTGCACCAGGTGCGGGTATGCAAGCCGGACCTGATGATCCTCGAACTGTCGATTCCACGCCTGGGTGGGTTGGAGGTCCTGCAGCGCCTGGTGGCACAGGAATCCCCCGTCAAGGTGCTGGTGCTCACTTCACAGGACTCCGAGTACTTCGCCGGGCGCTGCCTGACTGCCGGCGCCGCCGGTTTCGTCAGCAAGCAGGAGAACCCCCAGGCAGTGCGCGAAGCGGTGCGGGCCATCGCCCAGGGGCACAGTTATTTCCCCAGCCACGCGCTGGGCAGTGTCAGCGCGGCAGAAGAGGCCGGGCATGGCGAACTGATCAAGGGGCTGTCGGTCCGCGAACTCAGCGTCCTGCAGCTACTGGCGCGAGGCTTGAGCAACATCGCCATCGCCGACCAGCTGGCCATCAGCGACAAGACCGTGAGCACCTACAAGGTGCGGCTGATGCAGAAGCTGCACGCCAAGTCTCTGGTCGAGCTGATCGATATCGGTCGCCGACATGGATTGGTGGAGGGCGGTGCCAGGGAAGAACCCGTTAGCGCAATGCCCGAGCTGGACGAGGCGCAGCATCGCGAGCTGGGCCTGTTGCGCAAGTTCATGGAATCCATTCCGTATCCGATCAGCCTGCGCGGGCTGGACGGTCGCATCCAGTACTGCAGTGATGCTTCGCTGGAAGCCTTGGGTAGAACACGCGAAGAGGTTATCGGCAGCACCTGGTCGGAGTTGGGCGTATTCGCCAGCACTGACGAGGCACGGCTGCTGCAGGAGCGCTTCCTCGCAGCGGTCGGCAAGGGTGAGAGCCTGGACTGGGATGTCGAATTCCAGGGCGCTCAGAGTCGTCAGGTGATTCACGTCTGGGCGAGGCCCTACCGGGACGAGCAGGACGCCCTGCTGGGTGTGTTGAGCGGTGTTGTCGATATCACCCACCAGGACAATGTGATTCGCGGACTGCGCAATGCCAACGCCCGGATTGGCACCATCAGTCGGGGCAAGGGGTTGTTCCTCGCGAGCATGGGCAGCGAGTTGCAGGGGCCGCTGCAGAATATCCTGGCGATGATTGGCATGGCGCTGAACCAGGATGATCCTGCGCGGCGCGTCGAGCCGTTACAGGTGGCGCGCAGCATGGCGGAGAACATGCTGCACATGCTGGACGACCTGAACCTGCTCAGCCGCGCAGACCTGGGGCGGCTCCAGCTGGCGCCGGAAGAGGTGGACCTGAAAGCACTCGCGCAGCGTCAGTTGGATATGCTGGCTGAGCCGGCGATGGCGAAAGGACTGTCGCTGGATGCGGATTTCAGTCTGGCCTTGCAGCCCCGGGTCTGGTGCGATCCGATGCGCCTGCGGCAGGTGCTGAACAACCTGCTCAGCAATGCGCTGAAATTCACCGATCATGGGGCCATCATTTTGCGGCTGCTCGCGCGCGGTAGCGGGGAGGGCATGGTGGAGGTCCAGCTGGATGTCATCGACACCGGCGTGGGCATTCCGCTGGAAGAGCAGGAAACCCTGTTCGAGCCCTTTACCACGCCGTTGAAGGGCGAGCGGGTGCGCCGTGGTGGCACTGGCTTGGGGCTGGCCCTGTCGCGCAGCCTGGTCGAGCTGATGGGCGGTGAACTGACCATGAGCAGCCGCCCTGGAGTCGGCACCGAGTTCAGCATCAGGCTGCTGTTGCCTGCTGTGGAAGGCTGA